Below is a window of Malus domestica chromosome 13, GDT2T_hap1 DNA.
TAGGCGGAAAACCATCATCACCCTCATCCTCATGCTCATCATTCTTCACTCTCCCTCGGCCGCCATTTGGAAACACTTTGCCCTCACAGTCCTCATCATTCAGCACTATTTTCAGGTCATCCTCGCTATCACTTCCATTGAagtcctcatcctcctccaaaGCCGAAACTTTCTCACCCAACTCCTCGCAGACAGAATCGGGCTTCTTCGAATCGGAGCCAGGACTAGCGTTTTTCGCCTTTCCATTATCATCACTTACATCTTCTGTGTAAAAGTGAGCGAAGTCTGCTACGCCATTGATGGCCAAACTGGCCTGCGCTTCAACGCCTGCATACAAATCCCCGAAATCATCGTCGAAATCCTCCATAATTTACAAACCCTGGAATTGAAGAGGGAAAACTGTGCTAGGGTTTTGCCTGACGGTGATGGAAAACCGCCATTGGCGACGAAATGATAAGCTTTGGATGCTTTGATGAACAAAAGACTGGAGCTTGAAGTGCTTTCTGTGACTTAAACCCCCCCTTAAACCCTGAATCCCTAAAACCCTAGTACGGCCAATTATTATTTATAGTTATTTTCCTTTTATGGGCTCCTACAAATTTTGGCCCGCCTAAAATAACAAGCCTCATCATCTAAGCAAATTGCTAATACATGTTTATACGGTGCTCAAGCCAACAGTACTACTCACAATCAAGATGGCAAGGAAGATGCAAATAAACTCTAATGTCCGACACGACATTATCCGTAAAGATCTATTCTTTCTTGTAAAAGAAATGGATTTATTCGTTTTCAATACGACTCTATAAGCTTTAATCTGAACACGCTGTTTTCGTTCAGCAACGCGTCGTGTACGACTCTTTCATAAATTATAAAGATAACCTTTATGTCTTCTACTTTCATTATAACGCAGTCAAATATACCATTACAATTACGCCTTTTGTTTCCATTATATCACGGTCAAACATATCACTAAATATATCTTGAATTTTAAGATGGATTTGGTTTTCATTGTGTTCTCACACAATAGTAACTAACCAAAGTTTAActctaatttttcatttttatatacAACGATATTTTATACTAATAGATTAAAGTTTTTGATTAAATCGCAAAACAAACCCATCATAATAATGTTTAAAAGAAACTTGTCATCCCACAAACGTCAAACCTAAAAAATCTCAACGGTTCATTGCCCACTATTTGTGCAAGTTGAGGATAGTTTCGAAGATAAGTAGCAGTGAATACTGAACCGTTGGTccgtttttctaaaaaaaattccacTTCATTTGCACCAAAAATATATCGATTTCTTATTATACTCTGCTCACACAAAATTGAACTACCTACTCGAAGATTAAGAGTATTACACTTTCAAGCCAACGAATTATTCATTGTTCAATGCCCGAGTGATCTCCCATGAGACGCCTTCAATTTCTTGCATAAGAGCATCACTGCCTTCACAACCCTCCCGCTTGCAGTTAACAATCGCGACCGTGAATCGCTCTTTCGCTAATGACGCCAGATACATATCTTGTTCATCCTGGGATACAGAGCAAAATTTTAGATCAATAAGAActtcgcatacaccaaaaactGGAAGCGTTTTCTCGACAAAACATCGATACAGATCATAAAATTAAGGACCCGAAAGAGGAGATCCTTGTGACTCGATTGTAAAAGTGACATAGGATTACCTCAGGCAGTTCATGGAATTCGTCAGGAGATATTTGCAGCAACTCTGCAGCAGCATGACCAGTACACCACGCAAAAACCTTCCCACTCTCGTCTGCGAGAGTGATTTTCAGGTGGAAAGTGCGGATAACTGCAGCGCCACAGTTGTTGTCATTACAGAAGCCACACTCCATAACCCCATTGGGGAGCTCGGTAACGAAATGACCACATGTGGTATGTGAAAATCTTGTACTGACATTGGACTGAGCCCCCAGCCAAACTGCCCAAACCTGAACTATCTGTCCACATGATAAACGATAACTACACATCCAAGAGAACTGATTCAAAGAAGGGATGCAAGATAATTTTGTCTTAAAGTTACAGAACTATGAATCCTTTATATTTTAGGTGTGGTTTTTCTACTAGTTTTGTATGAGCGGTGGGTGTTGGTGTACTGATAATAATTACAAAACCAATGCAGGAGCACACTCAGGAGTCAGGCCTACCAATCTACCATCGTTCCttgattccaaatcatattttgGAAACAAAGTTGTGATAAACTGGCCAACATTTGCTATTGATAAGCTCAAACACGAAGAGAAGCTGAATATAAAGGCCAGTGAACATAGTAGATTAACAGCAGAAAATTCAGGAGTATAGACAAGCGAATACATACAGAAACTTAAGTCAAATGTTTTATCATGGCTACTAGCCAACAGTTAAGTTCATACAAATCCCGTACCTGCGTGCAGCTACCCTGGCTGGATAGATCAGCGAGTCTTGACAACTTACGAAGACAAGATGAATTTAGTAATGCTGGCAAGCAACTGAGGTTGAAGAAAGAAGCTCCAGCACTGTTCTCAAACCATGATGCTTCCAAGCTGCCAAGCAAATATGTTTAAGTGGAAACCAAACTAAATCACATATCTAGAAACAAATCAGAAAGTGTCCAAACAAAAACTATAAGCTGACTTGTTGCCAACATTAGAAAAAACGTTAACCAGCCTACATACTGACATCAGAGGTGACTAATTGTAATTCTTGAATAAGCTCACCACTTCCGCTTTGTCATAGAGCATGTCAGGCCTGATATGTACACTGTGTGACCAAGGCTTAACCTTCCGAGCGACCTAGGAAATAAATACATAGAAGTAAAATCAGCATCAGcattatatatgtaaaaattaTAATCAGGGAAGAGACTGTAAAACCATCTGTATTCAATTAACTAATTCTCCATACCAATTCTTCACAAAATGAAACTTTGCCCAAATTGGTCCAGTGGTATCTTCAATTCTCAAGGAGAAAACTGCTTCTGCGGTATGTTTTTCTTTGAAAATATTGGTAACAACACCATAAAGACTGACACCAGTCATCTTGTCACGAAGGCCAGAAACAAATGACTGCAAAACTTCACAAGCAAGAGATgttaataaaaattaagaacAAATGGTAACAAGAGCGTCAGGACAGGCAGTTGATTTCACATGAACTTGGGTGATTCATTGGGTAGTAGATAAGAGCACGATAGGTTTACATGAATGGATAAGGACATTAAAGATAATTCCTGAAGAATCATAGTATGACTTAGACAGATACACAAGGAACCCGTGCAAAAGTTATATCCAGTAACGCTTCAAGCTTCAAACAGTAAGCCATTGATAAAGTAAACATAATGCATTCCTTTAGAAGCACGGTACTCGTAGCTTCTAACAGAAGTTAAATTAGAGGCATGGCTAAATAGCAGTCAATAAAATGAGGAAGTATAATAGAAAGAAACTCACTCGGAAAGGATAGCTACTGAAGTCAATAGACCCATGTGAATCACATGGCAAAGAAACTTGAGAGACTTGTGGACCCTGACTGGGATCTATTGTGCTCAGAAGTCTTGACCCTTGATACCGATTTGGTGTCAGTGCTACACATACCTGATTAATACAGAAATTAGTCTGCAGCACTTCAAGTGATAACCCAATTAGTAAAACGAAGATAAATGACTTACTTGCTCCTCATGTTGAATGAAAGGCACCAAAAACAATTGCGTTGCGCTACCAAATTCAAGGCAAACTTCACCACTTGTTTCGATACCACTATCTATAGCTCTAGAGACATATGGTTTATCCAGTGCAAGCATACTTCCCACACTGAAGAAATTGAATTATGGACATAATAAGGAAcaagtattaaaaaaaatatgaaatctaGTGCAAGAGTTTACCTCAAAAGATTGGCCAGGACAACCTGATCACCCCACAGCAGAAATTGTAGCTTGACATCATCTTCGTTAACAAGAGTAATTTGTTTTCTCTGTAAAGTTCCAAACTTCCCATGAACTTCCAGTGGCCCAATAGATTCAATTCTATGCATACATAGGAAAACCAAGGTAAGTGGTTCACCACCACGCACAATTTAACCCCACGAAACACCTCTATACCTCATAGAACATCTcgatttattaaaatataaagaaaatttATCTAACCTTGCATACAATGAATAAGGGACATCTTTATTAGCtgcagaaattgaagagaatgAATCCGAATAAAACTTAGCTCCTATCAACAATGAATCACCATCGTCATCCTACATTAGTGAAGACAAAAAGGAAATGTAAgagaaaaaaatttataaaatcataCCCAAACCTTTTCCCAACCGCAAGGCACCGAAGAAGTCCAACAGTAAAAGTTACCTCATCTAGCAATATCACTAGATATTCTGTTGGCAACAACCGCGGATAGCTAGATCCTCCTCCGGTGGCAGGACGAAGATAGCACCCAGTGAGGAAGATCTCCCTCCCCTTCTTCAGAATCCCATTACGGGGATCTACTAAGTCACAGTACCTGCAGGCACAAGAATTCAACATTTTGGTTTCGGATTAAACTTAAATGTAATTGTAATTTGCAAATACACATATAAAAGCAGTAGACTCCAAGATTTCGGGTAATTACCGGCGGTGGAGATAAATGTCAATGGTATTGGAGCTCCAGTAATCCCCCAAGGAAAGCATATGGATGTTGGTACCTGAGAAAATACAAAATactaatttcaacaacaaaTGCAAACAAAAATCACATTGCAAACTGAAATTTTCGACACGAGAGACTACCCGGAAGAACAAAAGCCTCCACAACAACGGCCTCCAAAACACTACTCAATGACAAGAAATTCTTCTCATAAATGGAGTCAATCGTCACGGTGTTCGGAAGCTTCCGCCTCTTATGCTTCTTCCTCAACTGCTTCACGCATTCCGGCATCTTCTTCAGAGGCCTGTCCCTACGCTGCTCGCTCCACGCCTATCGGAAACCAAACACAAACTCTCATATTATTCCTTTCTTTCATTTCCCCacattttctcggcaaccaaacaaagagagagagagagagagagagagagagagagagagagaggaaatcGATTAAGGGCAGTACCTGGGCGAGGTCTGAGAGCAGAATCGCGGTGGTGACGCCGCTGGAGTAGGCGCTGCAAGTCTTGAGGATCCGAGAGGCGGTCCAGTTCCAGCTGGGTCGAGTACTGGTCTCCGGTCCGTTTTGATTCGGATCCAGATTTTCGTCCGTTTCGGGCGAGAGGACGGACCTGGCGTAATCGATGAATTTGAGAAGCGGATCTTCGTGGTCTTTCTGCTCATCGATGTCCATGGCCGAGTTGATTGAGTTCATTTTCGCTGAGTTTACAACTCGCCCTGGTAATCTGCTCTGAGTGAATATTGCATTAAATAGTAATAcacatttttttggttttaaatGGGAGGGAAGAGAAATCGTTCCGGTTTTTGGCGCGAGTTTTGAAAAATATGGGTTCGGTAGTGGACTGGGCCGCAGTCCATATGATTGGTATGGGCCTCGCACGCGCTAATTCCATCAGGATTAGTCACTCCCCACCCCTTTTCATCATTAGACGCTGCCAATAAATTCCGATAAAAAAGTACAAAGCTCTTGTTGAAGCTCTGCCCTCGTAGCTTGACAACTCTGTCCTATTCTCTTAGGCATAAAATaacagaaaaactaattaaatgagtttgaaaactttgagttttaacgataaggataaaataaatggtaaagtgaatagtatcaggattgactttttagtgtaaaaatgtggtttttcgttaaaatgaataataccaggagcttttcgttaaagtttcctaaaaTAAAAGCTCAATTGTCGTTATGCCCTCAGAATTGTGATATAATGGCATTCGCGGGGTTGGCAAAATCTGTGGCTCAAAATTGACTTTTCCAATGTGATCTCCTACTTTGCTTCTACCTCTTTTTATCCTCCTTGGCAGCTTCAAATTCGTTGGAAATATTGCCTTTTCCTTTTGCAGCACATGGTTTACCATTGCTCTCATATTTTTGAGAAGGGAATGCCATCGCTAATAAATTGGCGAATTTAGGGTTGCTTTCGTCTTCCCTTGTATGGTATCTCTTTTCTAGACATGATTTTTAGACATCCCAACCAACCTAAGGTTTGTCTTCtctttttgatgatttttgttATTTGCATGAtcgtcttttctttttgttttgcagATTATTacctttagaccatctccaatggttgagctaaaaaccaaatattttagcccggaaaatttagtttttagtCCAGAAACAGCTTTTATGCTCCAACCGCTCTAGcctaaaattattaaataatgaacttaggctatttttgtggataaattttttttttaaataaatatgtagactatcgtaaattaattttatgaacattttaatctaaaaaattttaaattccgataatattgaaaaatttaaattccgatttaTGGGCTAAATTTTGGGAGAAATCTGACCTTGGTTTAGcatttagcatttagcccaAATTTTCCCCTTGGGTTGGATTGGGTTTGGGAGGAAATTTTGGGAGATAATTTGACTTTTAGCCCACCATTGGAGTTGGtcttagattttgttttaaaTGAGTTAAATTTCATGTCCCCCTTTTCCTTGTATCTTTCTTATTTTCATTTCTAAAAGGGTAAAGTTTATGTCCATTCTTTTTCAtgtatttcttttctttctttttttttggtattgcGAGGGGTAAAATTCATATTTCTCAATTAagtgtaacttctttttttcgTCAATCAATAAAATGTTCCTTATAACGTCGAGGTttcttaataataaaaataaaaaaaataaaaaaataaaaggtgacTCAATTCTCACTTTGCCCTCACAACCATTTTGTCTTAATTGACCCATGAACCTTGGAAAGAGTGATACAGAGAATGTTCATGGGGCGAAGTCGGACAAAATGAGGTTCGGTGGGCAAAGTGATATATGAGTCACAATCTAGAGGGCATAACAAACTAACAATAATTAAGCGTAATTTGAAATATCACACAATGATTACCACAACAAACTCGCATATCAGATTTAGCTGCATTGTCGTATTTTGTCCACCCCACATATGGAATCTGTacctagaaaaaaaaagtatcaaaactcCCCCCTCCCCACTGCAAATTACAACCCAAATCGAGAGAGGAGGAAAAATCGGATGGGAACATCAGAAACCTAAATGATGTACTGTCACAAACAATGCAAGAGCAGTCCAGCAAGACGACGCTCAAACCAGCAACGATGCTGTGCATGTATACTTCACATTAGAATTGAGTTGCCCTTAGATCTCATGTTTCAGAATCACGCCGGTGATCCCTACAGATGATTTAGGCCGATAATGTTCATCTGTATCGACCTCTTCAATTTCCTGAATGGAAGACCGTATGCAAAGCATTATAAATTAGGTATTATCCAAGTCTAGGCATGATAATAAGTTACCCAAGCTGCACAGAATTTTATACCTGTACCACTTCCTCTCCTTTGATGACCCGTCCGAATACAATTAGCTTATCATTTAAATCTGGTATTGGTGCAGTTGTGATAACAAGCTCAAATTCTTTGTTGTCTGGTCTAGCCTTCGTAGTTCCAAGCATAAAAGCTTCATGCTTCGGACTACAGGTTCACACAGGCAAGAATAAGCTATCAGCTTTGCAACACAGGACCAACAGGCCACACAACCAATGTAAAAGTTTTATCTATGAAACAAACCTCGTAACAAGTTGACTACGAAGCTTCCCTTTTGATATCCAATCTTCAGCAGCTCCAAGTCCTTGGGAACCACCCCCTTTGATTATATAGTGCTTGATCACGTGACTGAACGACATCCCCTTGAAGTGTCCCTTTTGACTGCAAAACTAATGCCTTAGAAGTGCCATGACGGCATAACACACTATTGCCCTTACAACCAACAAAAACCAAGCAAGTCTATTTCTGGATGTTACTGCTACTCAGAATCTTGAAATGATTTCTAATCGTCGAAGTTCTaattttatttacaatttaGCCTGGATACAAGTCAACTAGGTCTCCATATCACCAAGGTTATATGAACCTTTAACCTGTTGTTGCGTATTTGATAATTTACAAAGGAGTTACAACAAAATATACCCCTTGGCTTATAAGatgataaaaatattaaataataaacccCTTGGATCCGAGCAATTTTACTAACAGCTATGTACAAGGTCACCCCGTCCCATAATTTTAACTTTATTCTCTTACTCTGTAGAGAAATAGCTTCAAATAGAGATGATTTAATATTACTACAGCAAGTATGCATGCAAGATACATGTGATGTCGAATACTCACCATAAGTCAATAAATCTATCCACGACCTCTGGAGAACCATCCTTGAAAAGTTCCACCGTGATAGGACCTTTTGGTGTATTTAGAATCTACAAAATACACAGggaagtggaagaagaaagaaagtgaATAACTATAATTGTGGAAAAGCAGACAGGTGACTTACACTCTAAAAATAAAACATCAGCGGAAAGACTAGGAATGAAATGACACCGAAGGAAACCGGTGCAGCAATCctaattgttaaattttccCAACCCAGATACCTTCCGAGAAAAGAGGTTTATTGATAAACTTTGCTACATAACAAATTTAACGGCCGCAGCAACACCACAAGGTCCACAACCACCCCGCCGCGTTAATTCTAGAAATCGAAAATTGCAGGTTCATGCAATGTGACACCAAATAGAAAGTTGGCAGTACAGCAAATGTGTTTAAGAACTTAAGAAACTTACAGCATAACCGGGAAGATCGCCCTTCTTTCCAAACCCATCAAAAtcctaaacaaacaaacaaaaaaaacccaccTAATTTAGTCAACTACACATTTACGCATAATTATTATCCAAACAAGAAGATTAATTCATTCTTAATTAATTACGCAAATGGAAAATACCCATTCCAAATTAATACCTCTCGATTAGATAACTCCGACCCAGATTGGTCCAGCGACCTACGAGGGCAAATTAGCGCGCACGATAAAAAAAAGTAGCTGAAACTACCCATATATA
It encodes the following:
- the LOC103452781 gene encoding uncharacterized protein isoform X1; translation: MNSINSAMDIDEQKDHEDPLLKFIDYARSVLSPETDENLDPNQNGPETSTRPSWNWTASRILKTCSAYSSGVTTAILLSDLAQAWSEQRRDRPLKKMPECVKQLRKKHKRRKLPNTVTIDSIYEKNFLSLSSVLEAVVVEAFVLPGTNIHMLSLGDYWSSNTIDIYLHRRYCDLVDPRNGILKKGREIFLTGCYLRPATGGGSSYPRLLPTEYLVILLDEDDDGDSLLIGAKFYSDSFSSISAANKDVPYSLYARIESIGPLEVHGKFGTLQRKQITLVNEDDVKLQFLLWGDQVVLANLLSVGSMLALDKPYVSRAIDSGIETSGEVCLEFGSATQLFLVPFIQHEEQVCVALTPNRYQGSRLLSTIDPSQGPQVSQVSLPCDSHGSIDFSSYPFRSFVSGLRDKMTGVSLYGVVTNIFKEKHTAEAVFSLRIEDTTGPIWAKFHFVKNWSLGRLSLGHTVYISGLTCSMTKRKCLEASWFENSAGASFFNLSCLPALLNSSCLRKLSRLADLSSQGSCTQVWAVWLGAQSNVSTRFSHTTCGHFVTELPNGVMECGFCNDNNCGAAVIRTFHLKITLADESGKVFAWCTGHAAAELLQISPDEFHELPEDEQDMYLASLAKERFTVAIVNCKREGCEGSDALMQEIEGVSWEITRALNNE
- the LOC103452781 gene encoding uncharacterized protein isoform X2, whose product is MNSINSAMDIDEQKDHEDPLLKFIDYARSVLSPETDENLDPNQNGPETSTRPSWNWTASRILKTCSAYSSGVTTAILLSDLAQAWSEQRRDRPLKKMPECVKQLRKKHKRRKLPNTVTIDSIYEKNFLSLSSVLEAVVVEAFVLPGTNIHMLSLGDYWSSNTIDIYLHRRYCDLVDPRNGILKKGREIFLTGCYLRPATGGGSSYPRLLPTEYLVILLDEDDDGDSLLIGAKFYSDSFSSISAANKDVPYSLYARIESIGPLEVHGKFGTLQRKQITLVNEDDVKLQFLLWGDQVVLANLLSVGSMLALDKPYVSRAIDSGIETSGEVCLEFGSATQLFLVPFIQHEEQVCVALTPNRYQGSRLLSTIDPSQGPQVSQVSLPCDSHGSIDFSSYPFRSFVSGLRDKMTGVSLYGVVTNIFKEKHTAEAVFSLRIEDTTGPIWAKFHFVKNWSLGRLSLGHTVYISGLTCSMTKRKCLEASWFENSAGASFFNLSCLPALLNSSCLRKLSRLADLSSQGSCTQIVQVWAVWLGAQSNVSTRFSHTTCGHFVTELPNGVMECGFCNDNNCGAAVIRTFHLKITLADESGKVFAWCTGHAAAELLQISPDEFHELPEDEQDMYLASLAKERFTVAIVNCKREGCEGSDALMQEIEGVSWEITRALNNE
- the LOC103452779 gene encoding peptidyl-prolyl cis-trans isomerase CYP21-4, whose protein sequence is MARIKPQALLLQSKKKKGPTRISITTIVMCNLIIALAALSLVATYRYWFRRSLDQSGSELSNREDFDGFGKKGDLPGYAILNTPKGPITVELFKDGSPEVVDRFIDLCQKGHFKGMSFSHVIKHYIIKGGGSQGLGAAEDWISKGKLRSQLVTSPKHEAFMLGTTKARPDNKEFELVITTAPIPDLNDKLIVFGRVIKGEEVVQEIEEVDTDEHYRPKSSVGITGVILKHEI